The genomic DNA TTGGCGTGGTCGTGCAACTGATGCACAATGAGCGGGCCGAGGACGCCGGCCGTGCTCCAGGCTGTGAGCAAGCGGCCGTGAATGGCCCCTACCTGAAACTTGCCGAACAGGTCGGACAAGAACGCCGGGGCCGTGGCAAAGCCGCCGCCATACATGCTAACAATTACGCAAGCTGCTATTACATAGAACGTAAGCTGTAAGTTGTGGCCCAGCGTCGGCACGAGCGCGTAGAGCAGAATGCCTAAGCCAAAATAAATAGCGTAGGTGGTTTTACGGCCCAGCTTATCCGAGGCCGAGGACCAGAAGAAGCGGCCCAGCAGATTAAACAAGCTGAGCAAGCCCACGAAGCCGGCGGCAGCGGCGGCCGTCACGCCGTTCCCTACCCCCATCGCTTTATCCGAAAAGGTATCCTGAATGAGCGGCGAAGCGGTTTCGAGGACTCCAATACCGGCCGTTACGTTGGTCACCAGTACTACCCACAGCAGCCAGAATTGCGGCGTTTTAATGGCGTTGTCGGCCGACACGTTGCCGCTGGTGATGAGCGTGCTGTGCTCGGCGTTGGGCACGTAGCCGGCCGGGGCCCAGTCGTCGGCGGGCACCCGAATGGTCCACACACCAAACTGCATAAACAGGAAGTAGATGATACCCAGCACGATAAACGTGGGTGCTACGCCCTGCGGAGCCGTTGCCTTGAAGTGGCTCATCAGCGCTACCGACAGCGGCGAGGCAATCATGGCACCCCCGCCAAAGCCCATGATAGCCATGCCCGTGGCTACCCCCTTGCGGTCGGGAAACCACTTAATGAGCGTGCTCACCGGCGAAATATAGCCAATGCCCAGCCCGATGCCGCCCACGACGCCGTAGCCGAAATACAGCAGCCAGATATTGTGCTGGCTAATGCCATAGGAACCAATCAGGAAGCCACCGCCGAAGCACAGCGCGGCCGCCATCATGGCTTTGCGCGGCCCCACGCGCTCCAGCCACTTGCCAAACAGCGCCGCCGACAAGCCCAGCAGCACGATGGCAATGGAAAAGGTTACCCCAATCTGCGTGGGTGTCCAGTCGGTAGGGGCTGGGTTGGCCGGGTCGCCGCTAATAAGGGAGCCCAGCGGCTTGTTGAATACACTGAACGCGTAGGCCTGCCCAATGGCCAGGTGAATGGCCAGCGCGGCCGGCGGTATGAGCCACCGGTTATAGCCGGCCGGCGCAATCGTGCGGCTGCGGTCAAGAATTGAAGAGGAGGTGTCGGCCATGCGGGTGGGATAAAGATTGAGATTACGGCAGCGCTACCGGTAAGCGCTTATTTACGTGCAAGGTAGAAGCATCCTTTCACTCGGCAAGCAGCAAAAATATATTTTTTGCTAATCTGCTATAGGCAATCAACGACGCAGTTTGCTTTTGAGTAGGGCTGGTAACTAAAACGCCCCTGACAGGCGTCAGAGGCGTTTTCATGAGGTAACTAACTGATTAAGCCATTGCCGCCTCGGCTACCGACCGCTGCTGGGCGGTAGCTTTCGTCACCTTCGACCTGGCCACCGTCACCACCACGAATTTCGAGGTGGGCGTATTGCTCACCTTAGCCACGCTCGAAATAGGGACCAGTGGGTTAGCCTCGGGGAAGTAGGCTGCCACGTTGCCCTTCGGAATGGCGTAAGGCACTACCTGAAATACTTCTACCGTGCGGGTTTCACCCTCAAAATGACTCGTGATATCAATCAGTTCTTTGGCCTTGAGGCCGCGCTCTTCAACGTCTTCCGGGTTCATAAACAGCACCCGGCGCTCGCCGTGGATGCCCCGGTAGCGGTCGTTGTACTCGTAAATAGTGGTGTTGAACTGGTCGTGGCTGCGCACGGTCATCAGCACCAGCTGGCCGGGCTCCAGCGGGTATTTCTCCAGCTCGGTAGCGGTGAAATGCGCCATGCCATCCTCGGTCGTGAACTTGCGCTCGCGGGGGCCATTGGGTAGGTAGAAGCCGCCCGGCCGCTCCAGCTTCTCATTAAAGTTCTCGAAGCCCGGAATCACGCGGCTGATGTGGTCGCGGATGACGTCGTAGTTCTGGGTCATGGCCACCCAGTCGCCTTTGATTTTATCGCCGAGCGTGGCAATGGCTACTCCGCTCAGAATAGCTACTTCGCTCAGCATCTGGCCGGGCAGCGGCGTTAGCACGCCTTTGTTCTGGCTCACTACCCCCATCGAATTCTCGCATGAAGTCATCTGATGACCAGACTTTTGCATATCGATATCGACGTGCGCGAAGGTGGGTAGCAACAGGCTGGTTTCGCCGGTGGTGAGGTGGCCACGGTTGAGCTTGGTGGCCACGAACACGGTCAGCTTTTGCTTGCGCATGCCGTCGGCAATCAGCTCGGTGTCGGGGCCAGCAGCCAGCAGGTTGCCGCCCAGGCTGAAAAACACCTGGGTTTTGCCCAGGGCCATCGCTTTCAGGCTATCCACCACATCGCGGCCGTGCTCTTTGGGCGGCTCAAAACTAAATTCTCTGCTCAAAGCCTCCATAAATGACGGGGCCATTTTCTCCCAAATGCCCATCGTGCGGTCGCCCTGCACGTTGGAGTGGCCGCGCACCGGGCAGGTGCCCGCGCCGGGCTTGCCGATAGCCCCTTTCATCAGGTGCAAATTCACGATTTCCTGAATCGTCTGCACGCCCTGGCGCTGCTGAGTCACGCCCATTGCCCAGCAGGTGATAATCTTCTGCTTGTGGGCCAGCAGGTTGGCGGCTTCCAGCAGCTCCGCGCTGGTCAGGCCGCTTATCTGTTCAATATCGGCCCAGCTGGTGTTGCGGATATTCCGTTCAAAGTCCTCAAAACCAAGGGCAAACTCCTTGATGAAAGCATGGTCAATTACCTGGCCGGGATTCAGGTCTTCGGCTTCGAACAAGTGCTTCATAATACCGCGCAGCACGGCCATGTCGCCATCTACCCGCACTTGCAGAAACACGTCGGTAATGGGAGTGCCATCGGTGAGCAGCGCGCCCATTGCCCGCAGCGGATTCATAAAATCCTGCGGGTTGCGGAAGTGGTTGAGGCCGGCTTCCATCAGCGGGTTGATGCTGATAATCTTGGCCCCGTTGCGCTTCGCGATTTGCAGCGCCGACAGCATCCGGGGGTGGTTGGTGCCAGGGTTTTGGCCAATGATGAGGATTACTTCGGCTTCGTGAATGTCGTTGAGCGTCACCGAGCCTTTGCCCAGGCCCAGGGTTGGGCTCAGGGCCGAGCCGCTGCTCTCGTGGCACATGTTCGAGCAGTCGGGCAGGTTGTTGGTGCCGTACTGACGCGCAAAAAGCTGGAACAAAAACGCTGGCTCATTCGGGATTTTGCCCGACGTGTAGAACGTCGCCTCGTCGGGCGAGGGTAGGCCGTTGAGCGTGTCGGCAATGAGGTAAAAGGCGTCGCGCCACTCAATGGGCTCGTAGTGCGTGCCGCCGGGGCGCTTCACCATCGGATGCGTGAGGCGGCCCAGGTTATTCTGGTCGCGGTCGGTGAGGCGCGACAGGTCAGCGAGGCTATACTTGGCGAATACCTCGGGGCCGCAGGCCCGGTCGTCGGCGTCGGAAGCGGTGGCTTTAGCCCCATTCTCGCAAAATTCGGCTATCGAGCGGTGGTCGTCGGGGTCGGGCCAGGCGCACGACGAGCAGTCGTAGCCATCTTTTTGGTTGAGTTTGAGCAGGGCCTTGGTGCCGCGCGCCAGGCCCGCCTCGCCCCAGTTAAACTCCATCGACTTAACTACGGCCGTAACGCCCGCCGCGATGCGCTGCTGAGCTGATATCTGCAGGCCCGTCAGGTCCTCCGGAGGCTGCGCCAACACCGTATATTTATGCTTATTACCCATCGTATCGGGGGCCGCCACGTGGGCAGCCTCTTTTTTGTGATTGCCGGTAGCGGTGTAATTATCGGCAACCGGCGCGGCCCCCTGGCCGGCACGCTCGCCGCTTTTAGGCTTGTTTTCAGCCTGCTGCTCCGCTGGATTGCTGGCTTTGGTGGGGTCGTTGGCGGGGGAATCCTGCATGGGATAGTAGAATAAAAAGTAGCGTTTGCAAGCTAACTGCCCCGCCCAGGTTTTGCCTGAAGCTAGTGACGGCAGTCGAGGTCTTTCTCTACCAAGATACGTAATTCCTGGTTTTCAGCCACCAAAACCTGCTCGCTAAAGCCAATGTTTTCGGTTTCAGTCCATTCGCGGGCAATAGTGGCCGGCACTTGCACGGCCAACCAGCCAGCTTCGTACTGCACCCGCACGGCCGCAGCCGGCGCGGCATCGGGCAAGCGCTCCAGCGAATAGTGCAGCGTGGTGGCGGGGGTAGGGCCAAACGCAACGGTGTAAGCTACCTGGCCGGTGCGGGCAAACTGCGCCACCTCGGCCTCCGATAGGCGCAGGCGCAGCGAGTTTTCTTCAAGTCTTAACTTCATAAATCACGGATTAAACGGGTTTGAGCGGATTTCACGGATTTTGTGGACGGCGCTGGTGGCTTCGTTGTTAGCTTGGCCAGAAAGGGGCGTATTACCAAAGAGCGCCGGACCATTCGAAAATTTATTATTTCCATCCTACCCTACCCCAGCAAGCCGAAGTCTGAAGGCCGAAGCTAATTCAACCAACAACAAAGCCAACCACTCACCCAAATTACTCGCCACCAGCGCCGTCCACAAAATCCGTGAAATCCGCTCAAATCCGTTTAATCCGTGATTCGGTGAGCGTGCGTGTAAATGTTAAACCGCTCTTGCCGCACGAACCCTAAAAGCGTGAGGCCAAACTCCTCGGCCGCTTCCACGGCCAGGCTGCTGGGCGCACCCACCGCCGCCAAAATCGCTACCCCCGCCACGGCGGCCTTCTGCACCAGCTCGAAGCTGGCCCGGCCGCTGAGCAGCACAATCTGCTGGTTCAAAGGTAGTTGCCCGGCCAGCAGCACTGCCCCCACTACCTTGTCGAACGCGTTGTGGCGGCCCACGTCTTCGCGCAGCAGCAGCAGCTCGCCCGCCGCCGAAAACAGCGCCGTGGCGTGCAGGCCACCGGTTTGCTCAAACACGCGCTGGGCCGCCCGCTGCCGCTCGGGCAAGGAGTGGATGAGGGCGGCCGATACGCGCGGGCTGTCGGCCGGCGGGGGGGTAGGGAACGAGCTGGCGCGCACCGCCTCGATGCTGGTTTTGCCGCACACCCCGCAGCTCGACGTGGTGTAGAAATGCCGCTCCAGGCGGTTGAGGGCCACGGCCACGCCGGGGGCTAGCTCGGCGCGTATCACGTTGCCGCGCTCCTTGGGTCGGCGCGGGTCGGCGCGGTGCTCAATCGATTCTATATCAGCCGCTTGCTGTACCAGGCCTTCGCTCAGCAGGAAGCCCGCCACCAGCTCGGCATCGTGGCCGGGCGTGCGCATGGTCACGGCCAGCGTGTGCGTGAGGCGGTGGTCGGCGGGGCCATAGCCCAGGCTGATTTCGAGCGGTGCCTCCACGGCCAGCAAATCAGTCGCCGCCGTAACGACCTCGCCCACCACGCGCTGCACGGTGGTGCGCTCAGCGCTAGCAAGGGACGGCGGCTGGGGGGTAGGCATGGTTGTAAGTTTCTGGTTCTTGGTTAGGCTGGCTCACGCGCCGGCTGCTTCTGCGTCTTCTGCGTAAACCTCCGCGTCCTCTGCGGGCTAAAAAACGCAAGGAGCCGACAACGCAGCACTAAGCTACCTGCAAGTAGCTCACCATCAAGGCGGCAGCCTGGCGGGCGGCGCTGTGCTGGCCCAGCTTCTGGCGCAGCTCGGCGTAGCCGGCGCGCTGCCGGGCAATGTACTGCTGGTCAGTAAGCAGGCGCTTGAGCTCATCGAGCAGGTTGCGGGCCGTGAAGCCACCCTGGATAAACTCGGCTACCACCTCGCGGCCCACGATGAGGTTGACCAGCGAAATGTACGGCACCTTTATAACCGCCTTCACAATGAGGTAGGTGAGGCCGCTGGTGCGGTAGCACACCACCTGCGGCACATTGAACAAAGCTGTTTCGAGGGTAGCCGTGCCGCTGGTGACGAGCGCCGCGCTGGCCCGGCTCAACAAGTCAAATGCCTGGTCAAACACTAGCTTAATTCCATTGCGCTCAAAGTGTTGGTAATATGCGCGGTCGAGGTTACTCACGCCTGCCACCACAAACTGATACTCCTGAAACGCGGGTAGCACGGCCAGCATTTCGTGCAACATCTCCTCGATTTCCTGCTTGCGTGAGCCCGGCAGCACGGCAATAATCTGGCGCTTGGGGTCGAGGCCATGCTGGGCCATAAAGCCGGGGTCAGGCTGGAAATTCGCCACCTCATCGGCCGTCGGGTTGCCGATGTAATCTACCTTGTAATCGAAGCGCTGATAGAACTCCTCCTCAAAGGGTAGAATCACGAACATCTTGTCCACCAGCACTTTTATCTTCTCTACCCGGCTCTGGTTCCAGGCCCAGATTTTAGGTGAGATATAGTAAAACACCCGAATGCCCTGCGCCTTGGCCCAGGCCGCCATGCGCAGGTTGAAGCCACCGTAATCGACCAATATCAGCACATCGGGCTGGTAGGCCAGAATGTCGGCCTGGCACTGCTTCAAAAACCCCCGAAATTTGAGCAGGCTGGTCGCGGTTTCCCAAAAGCCCATCATGGCCAGTTCGCGGTAGTGGCGCACTAGGTGGCCGCCCTCCGCCTCCATCAGGTCGCCGCCCCAGTAGCGAAAATCGGCGCCAAGGTCCTGAGCCTTCAACTCGCGGAGCAGGTTGGCGGCGTGAGTGTCGCCGGAGCGCTCGCCGGCAATGAGGTAGTATTTCATCGTAATTATGCATTTGGAATTAGGAATTATGAATTGTTTCTCAAGTCATTGCGCT from Hymenobacter psoromatis includes the following:
- a CDS encoding formate dehydrogenase accessory protein FdhD, encoding MPTPQPPSLASAERTTVQRVVGEVVTAATDLLAVEAPLEISLGYGPADHRLTHTLAVTMRTPGHDAELVAGFLLSEGLVQQAADIESIEHRADPRRPKERGNVIRAELAPGVAVALNRLERHFYTTSSCGVCGKTSIEAVRASSFPTPPPADSPRVSAALIHSLPERQRAAQRVFEQTGGLHATALFSAAGELLLLREDVGRHNAFDKVVGAVLLAGQLPLNQQIVLLSGRASFELVQKAAVAGVAILAAVGAPSSLAVEAAEEFGLTLLGFVRQERFNIYTHAHRITD
- a CDS encoding lipid-A-disaccharide synthase; translation: MKYYLIAGERSGDTHAANLLRELKAQDLGADFRYWGGDLMEAEGGHLVRHYRELAMMGFWETATSLLKFRGFLKQCQADILAYQPDVLILVDYGGFNLRMAAWAKAQGIRVFYYISPKIWAWNQSRVEKIKVLVDKMFVILPFEEEFYQRFDYKVDYIGNPTADEVANFQPDPGFMAQHGLDPKRQIIAVLPGSRKQEIEEMLHEMLAVLPAFQEYQFVVAGVSNLDRAYYQHFERNGIKLVFDQAFDLLSRASAALVTSGTATLETALFNVPQVVCYRTSGLTYLIVKAVIKVPYISLVNLIVGREVVAEFIQGGFTARNLLDELKRLLTDQQYIARQRAGYAELRQKLGQHSAARQAAALMVSYLQVA